A single window of Anaerolineales bacterium DNA harbors:
- a CDS encoding SurA N-terminal domain-containing protein yields MTRQKQHLRPTKKHLARAERERILQNRIIAGTVITTILVIGLVAYSFYHQLVVVPNEPVAVVDGEKITTRDFQSRVLFELQSGNTPQDIAPSVLDTMINGVLVRHEAKAMGIEIPQTELDQTIEEAFGYYREGTPTSAPSPTVDPTQFAQRTLTAAATAEATNLDATPTDAITPTPRPTPTPYTQEGFDEVYSTFLSSVDEQTGLSEAQFRRLVETNLLREKIREIIGQDVSMNGEKTELRHILTDSQETAQEVRSKLDEGEAWEDLVLEYSQDATTKEDGGDLGWLTEEIILAGFGASAQSLATEPVGTLFGPVQTYQGWDVFEIMGREVQPYTDYEYQLAKNAAFDQWLLEVRGNAEIDVAEDWYTRIPEIDVSQTGY; encoded by the coding sequence ATGACCAGGCAAAAACAACACCTGCGACCGACGAAAAAGCATTTGGCCCGGGCGGAGCGCGAGAGAATCCTGCAGAATCGGATTATTGCGGGCACAGTCATCACGACGATTCTCGTCATCGGCCTCGTCGCCTATTCGTTCTACCACCAACTTGTCGTCGTGCCCAACGAACCGGTCGCAGTTGTTGACGGCGAGAAAATAACCACCAGAGATTTCCAAAGTCGTGTGCTCTTCGAACTGCAGTCCGGCAATACTCCCCAGGATATTGCCCCCAGTGTACTGGACACCATGATCAATGGGGTGCTCGTACGTCACGAGGCCAAAGCAATGGGCATCGAAATCCCCCAGACGGAACTCGATCAGACGATCGAAGAGGCTTTTGGATATTACCGTGAAGGGACACCGACGAGCGCACCGTCGCCGACCGTCGATCCGACTCAATTCGCCCAGAGGACATTAACGGCGGCCGCGACGGCGGAGGCCACAAACCTCGATGCCACCCCGACGGATGCAATCACCCCCACACCGCGCCCAACGCCGACGCCATACACGCAAGAGGGTTTTGATGAAGTCTATTCTACGTTCCTCTCCAGTGTGGATGAGCAAACCGGTCTTTCTGAAGCGCAATTCCGCCGCCTCGTAGAGACCAATTTGCTGCGCGAAAAAATCAGGGAGATTATCGGTCAGGACGTTTCCATGAATGGGGAGAAGACAGAACTGCGTCACATCCTAACCGACTCCCAGGAAACCGCCCAGGAGGTCCGTTCGAAATTGGACGAGGGTGAAGCGTGGGAAGATCTCGTCCTGGAGTATTCCCAGGACGCCACGACGAAGGAAGACGGCGGCGACTTGGGCTGGTTGACCGAAGAAATCATACTTGCAGGCTTTGGTGCGTCCGCCCAATCCCTGGCGACGGAACCTGTCGGCACGCTCTTTGGCCCCGTTCAGACCTACCAGGGTTGGGATGTGTTCGAAATCATGGGGCGTGAAGTGCAGCCGTATACGGATTACGAATACCAATTGGCAAAGAACGCAGCATTCGATCAGTGGCTGCTGGAAGTACGCGGGAACGCAGAGATCGACGTCGCTGAGGATTGGTATACTCGTATTCCAGAGATCGATGTCTCTCAGACTGGGTACTAA
- the rpsR gene encoding 30S ribosomal protein S18 → MEDEEEDEDEDDQPQRRSRSPRRGRRFSRRPRVCQFCADKTKALDYKQIDLLKRYVTEQGKIRSRRETGACAKHQRMVAKAVKRARHMALIPFAAERYR, encoded by the coding sequence ATAGAAGACGAGGAAGAGGACGAAGACGAGGACGATCAACCACAGCGGCGCTCGCGTTCTCCTCGCAGGGGCCGACGTTTCTCGCGCCGGCCGAGAGTATGCCAATTCTGCGCGGATAAAACCAAAGCGCTCGATTACAAACAGATCGATCTGCTCAAACGCTACGTTACCGAACAGGGCAAGATCCGTTCTCGACGCGAGACGGGTGCGTGCGCCAAACATCAGCGTATGGTTGCGAAAGCCGTCAAACGCGCAAGACACATGGCGCTGATCCCCTTCGCCGCGGAGCGATATCGCTAA
- a CDS encoding single-stranded DNA-binding protein — translation MSRGLNKVMIIGHLGRDPEMRYTPSGRPVTTFSVATTRSWTSADGERHEETEWFNVVAWGSLAEICNQYLHKGQQVYVEGRLQTRRWEDNEGNKHFTTELVAKEMIMLGDRREISNDAPISSEAMEEDFPF, via the coding sequence ATGAGTCGTGGGTTGAATAAAGTAATGATCATCGGACATTTGGGACGCGATCCCGAGATGCGTTATACACCTTCGGGGCGTCCGGTGACGACGTTCAGCGTAGCAACGACGCGTTCCTGGACTTCTGCCGATGGCGAAAGACACGAGGAAACGGAATGGTTCAACGTCGTCGCCTGGGGCTCATTGGCGGAGATATGCAATCAATACTTGCACAAAGGGCAGCAAGTCTATGTGGAAGGGCGTTTGCAAACCCGCCGCTGGGAAGATAACGAGGGAAACAAGCATTTCACGACGGAATTGGTGGCCAAGGAGATGATCATGCTCGGCGATCGCCGGGAAATATCGAACGACGCACCAATTTCAAGCGAAGCGATGGAAGAGGATTTCCCCTTCTAA
- a CDS encoding bifunctional (p)ppGpp synthetase/guanosine-3',5'-bis(diphosphate) 3'-pyrophosphohydrolase, with protein MEFEGLLKLLPDDSSPADRELIERAYKFTNKAHRGQKRASGEPYVQHCLAVAAILAELGAPTLAIVAGLLHDTVEDTKVSLKDITRDFGDEVALMVDSVTKLTQLPRVSRRAGSGKEPRATKSELAKETLRKTFLAMGDDVRVVVIKLADRLHNMRTLSHLPPEKRKRIAEETLEIFAPLANRLGIWQMKWELEDLAFRYVFPEKYKEIAENVAKRRVDREQDLEQISKQLKTVLAEAGVQAEVYGRPKHLYSIYRKMDRKGVPFDMVYDVRGVRVIVDNESLCYLALGVIHNRWKPIPGTFDDYIATPKDNFYQSLHTAVVYNDGGTLEAQIRTPPMHEKAEYGIAAHWRYKEGRPRDDTFEQRIVWLRKLMEWRQDVDDAGDFVDAMKSDVFNDRVYVFTPKGDVIDLPAGSTPIDFAYHIHTDIGHRCRGAKVGGKLVPLNYKIQTGDSVEILTAKRGGPSRDWLNPSLEMVRSQRARSKIRQWFRRRDRELNISHGRLLLERELKRLGVESVSYEKIARDLGYPNAEEMQVAIGCGDLHLNKIIAKVVEEKEDEFGFAEILEPVPAKDVTTEDVSILGLSGGLLSRMAMCCKPAPGDPIVGYITRGRGATIHRQDCPNVLRIKDRERLVQVSWGRLRQTYPVSVRLRAYDRDGLMRDVSTLEANEGINMSSVHVSTKNSLAMFDLVMDVTDIEQLSRVLNRLEALPNVLEARRLRPG; from the coding sequence ATGGAGTTTGAAGGTCTTCTCAAACTTTTACCGGATGACTCGAGTCCCGCAGATCGGGAGCTCATCGAGCGCGCCTATAAATTCACCAATAAAGCCCATCGTGGCCAGAAGCGCGCCTCCGGGGAACCCTACGTACAGCATTGTCTCGCCGTTGCCGCTATTCTGGCTGAATTGGGCGCGCCGACCCTGGCGATCGTCGCCGGATTGCTCCACGACACCGTCGAGGACACCAAAGTCAGTTTGAAAGATATAACTCGTGATTTTGGCGACGAGGTGGCGCTAATGGTGGACAGCGTGACCAAGTTGACCCAGCTGCCACGTGTCAGTCGACGCGCCGGAAGTGGAAAAGAACCTCGCGCCACGAAGAGCGAATTGGCCAAAGAAACCCTGCGTAAAACCTTTCTGGCCATGGGGGACGACGTTCGGGTCGTCGTGATCAAGCTCGCTGACCGCCTTCACAACATGCGTACGCTGTCTCATCTTCCACCAGAGAAACGGAAGCGAATCGCCGAGGAGACACTGGAGATTTTTGCACCGCTGGCCAACCGGCTGGGAATCTGGCAGATGAAGTGGGAGTTGGAGGATCTGGCCTTCCGCTACGTCTTTCCGGAAAAATACAAGGAGATCGCTGAAAACGTCGCCAAACGGCGAGTCGATCGCGAGCAGGATTTGGAGCAAATTTCGAAGCAGTTGAAAACGGTCCTGGCGGAAGCGGGCGTACAGGCTGAAGTCTACGGACGTCCGAAGCATCTGTATTCCATCTACCGCAAAATGGACCGTAAAGGGGTGCCGTTCGACATGGTCTACGACGTCCGCGGAGTGCGCGTGATCGTAGATAACGAATCGCTCTGTTACCTGGCATTGGGAGTCATTCACAATCGCTGGAAACCCATACCAGGCACGTTCGACGATTACATCGCCACGCCGAAGGATAACTTCTACCAATCCTTGCACACCGCCGTGGTCTACAACGATGGCGGTACCCTCGAAGCTCAAATTCGGACGCCACCGATGCACGAAAAGGCCGAATACGGCATCGCGGCGCATTGGCGCTACAAGGAAGGCCGGCCGAGAGACGATACTTTCGAACAGCGGATTGTCTGGCTGCGCAAATTGATGGAATGGCGCCAGGACGTCGACGACGCCGGCGATTTCGTGGATGCGATGAAGTCGGACGTCTTCAACGATCGTGTGTATGTCTTCACGCCCAAAGGCGACGTGATCGACTTGCCGGCAGGATCGACTCCTATCGATTTCGCCTACCACATTCACACGGACATCGGCCATCGCTGCCGCGGTGCGAAAGTGGGGGGCAAACTGGTTCCGTTAAATTACAAGATCCAGACCGGAGATTCGGTCGAAATTCTGACGGCGAAGCGCGGCGGACCCAGTCGGGACTGGCTCAACCCGAGCCTGGAAATGGTCCGCAGCCAGCGAGCCCGCAGCAAGATCCGGCAGTGGTTCCGCCGGCGCGATCGTGAGCTGAACATCTCCCACGGTCGTCTGTTGTTGGAACGTGAATTGAAACGCCTGGGTGTGGAAAGCGTCTCCTACGAGAAAATCGCCCGGGATTTGGGATACCCGAACGCAGAGGAAATGCAGGTCGCTATCGGCTGCGGTGACCTACATCTGAATAAGATCATCGCCAAAGTCGTCGAGGAAAAAGAAGACGAATTTGGCTTTGCGGAAATTCTGGAACCCGTTCCGGCGAAGGACGTCACGACCGAAGACGTAAGTATCCTCGGGTTGTCGGGCGGTTTACTTTCACGAATGGCGATGTGCTGCAAACCGGCGCCGGGCGATCCGATCGTGGGATACATCACCCGCGGACGCGGCGCAACGATCCATCGTCAGGACTGTCCCAACGTGTTACGGATTAAAGACCGCGAACGATTGGTACAGGTCTCGTGGGGCAGACTCCGGCAAACCTATCCCGTTTCGGTCCGTCTGCGAGCCTACGATCGCGATGGGTTGATGCGGGACGTTTCGACGCTTGAGGCAAATGAGGGCATCAACATGTCGTCGGTCCACGTCTCGACGAAGAACAGTCTGGCGATGTTCGATTTGGTGATGGATGTGACCGATATCGAGCAGTTGAGCCGTGTGCTCAATCGCCTGGAGGCGCTTCCCAACGTACTCGAAGCACGGCGGCTCCGCCCCGGATGA
- the rpsF gene encoding 30S ribosomal protein S6: MRNYELAYIAHPELDETELKALEERVTGWVDAAGGKIVKVDRWGKRRLAYAIAKQNDGHYFIIDVEMPPEAGVVIERDLRLSEQILRFMITLQDRE; encoded by the coding sequence ATGCGCAACTATGAGTTAGCATATATCGCACACCCTGAATTGGATGAAACTGAACTGAAGGCTCTCGAAGAGCGAGTAACCGGCTGGGTTGATGCCGCCGGCGGAAAAATCGTAAAAGTAGATCGTTGGGGCAAGCGTCGCTTGGCCTATGCGATCGCGAAACAAAACGATGGTCATTATTTCATTATCGACGTTGAGATGCCGCCGGAAGCCGGTGTGGTTATCGAACGCGATCTCCGTCTCAGCGAACAGATCCTGCGGTTTATGATCACGCTCCAAGATCGTGAATAG